In Carassius gibelio isolate Cgi1373 ecotype wild population from Czech Republic chromosome B20, carGib1.2-hapl.c, whole genome shotgun sequence, the following are encoded in one genomic region:
- the LOC127983798 gene encoding SNW domain-containing protein 1-like: protein MLYSFNLSSELSLFSPNIARRDFSGVTSERTETVNMSLASFLPAPTQLSQDQLEAEERSRLQRSQSTALVSTRREPPPYGFRKSWVPRSLEDFGDGGAFPEIHVAQFPLEMGRKKRTSNALAVQVDAEGKIKYDAIARQGQNKDKVVFSKYTDMLPKEVLNEDDPELQKPDEEAVQELTEKTRSALEKQVSQKIAAAMPVRAADKLAPAQYIRYTPSQQGLAFNSGAKQRVIRMVEMQKDPMEPPRFKINKKIPRGPPSPPAPVMHSPSRKMTVKEQQEWKIPPCISNWKNAKGYTIPLDKRLAADGRGLQTVHINENFAKLAEALYIADRKAREAVEMRAQVEKKMAQKEKEKKEEKLRELAKMARDRRAGIKAHGDKGGEDTEVRERDEIRHERRKDRQHDRNISRAAPDKRSKLQRDQDRDISELIALGQPNPRTSSEAQYDQRLFNQNKGMDSGFAGGEDEMYNVYDQPFRGGRDMAQNIYRPTKSADKDMYGDDLDTLMQNNRFVPDREFSGADHGPRRDGPVQFEEDPFGLDKFLEEAKQHGGSKRASTSGRSKDYDHEKKRRKE, encoded by the exons ATGCTGTACTCTTTTAATTTATCCAGTGAATTATCCCTCTTTTCCCCAAACATCGCGAGACGGGATTTCAGTGGCGTGACGTCAGAGCGCACAGAAACAGTCAACATGTCGCTAGCGAG TTTTCTCCCTGCACCCACCCAACTGTCCCAGGACCAGCTGGAGGCAGAGGAGAGATCTCGTCTTCAGAGGTCCCAGTCCACTGCTTTGGTCTCCACCCGCAGAGAACCACCTCCTTACGGCTTCAGAAAATCATGGGTGCCCCGGTCGCTAGAG GACTTTGGAGATGGAGGAGCTTTTCCAGAGATCCACGTGGCCCAGTTTCCTCTAGAAATGGGAAGGAAGAAAAGGACCTCCAACGCTCTGGCAGTGCAGGTGGATGCAGAGGGCAAGATCAAATATGATGCCATTGCTAGGCAAGGTCAAAACAAAGACAAG GTCGTATTCAGTAAATACACAGACATGCTTCCTAAGGAAGTGCTGAACGAAGATGATCCTGAGCTGCAGAAACCCGACGAAGAGGCTGTGCAAGAG CTTACAGAAAAGACCAGATCAGCTCTGGAGAAACAGGTGTCACAGAAGATTGCTGCCGCCATGCCGGTACGTGCTGCAGACAAACTGGCCCCAGCACAGTATATCAG gtACACCCCTTCACAGCAAGGACTTGCATTTAACTCCGGAGCAAAACAGAGAGTCATCCGTATGGTGGAAATGCAGAAGGATCCAATGGAACCTCCTCGGTTCAA AATCAATAAGAAAATTCCTCGTGGACCTCCATCCCCTCCTGCTCCAGTCATGCACTCTCCAAGCAGAAAG atgaccgTGAAAGAACAGCAGGAGTGGAAGATTCCACCTTGTATATCCAACTGGAAGAACGCAAAG GGTTATACCATTCCGCTGGACAAGCGTTTGGCTGCTGACGGACGAGGACTTCAAACAGTCCACATCAATGAGAACTTTGCCAAGCTGGCCGAGGCTTTGTACATTGCAGACAGAAAG GCCAGAGAGGCTGTGGAGATGAGAGCTCAAGTTGAAAAGAAGATGGCCCAgaaggagaaagaaaagaaagaggagAAGCTGAGAGAATTGGCTAAAATGGCCAGGGACAGGAGAGCTGGTATCAAAGCCCACGGTGACAAAG GTGGTGAGGACACCGAAGTCCGGGAGCGTGACGAGATCCGTCACGAGAGGAGAAAAGATAGGCAGCACGACAGGAACATCTCCAGAGCTGCCCCTGATAAGAG GTCGAAACTCCAAAGAGATCAGGACAGGGACATCAGTGAGCTCATTGCCCTGGGCCAGCCGAACCCCCGTACCTCCAGTGAGGCTCAGTATGACCAGAGACTCTTCAATCAAAACAAG GGGATGGACAGTGGTTTTGCTGGTGGAGAGGATGAGATGTATAATGTGTATGATCAGCCCTTCAGAGGTGGCAGAGACATGGCACAGAATATTTACAGGCCCACTAAGAGTGCAGATAAGGACATGTATGGAGACGACCTGGACACACTCATGCAGAACAACAG GTTTGTTCCTGATCGGGAGTTCTCAGGTGCTGACCACGGCCCCCGTCGGGATGGGCCTGTGCAGTTTGAGGAGGATCCTTTCGGTTTGGACAAGTTCTTGGAAGAAGCCAAACAGCACGGTGGCTCCAAAAGGGCATCCACTAGTGGGCGCTCCAAGGACTATGACCATGAGAAGAAGCGCAGGAAGGAGTGA